In Anser cygnoides isolate HZ-2024a breed goose chromosome 14, Taihu_goose_T2T_genome, whole genome shotgun sequence, one genomic interval encodes:
- the SMIM32 gene encoding small integral membrane protein 32: MYSELLNSTSATEAHLIIQTNTPYLSSTQRPVSSSALYMSTARVLKEGEINKPDLVTYIILFFFLLLTVTLIVLFINCQLKNSFFATLPYDRSLREARSPWRTQAV; the protein is encoded by the coding sequence ATGTATAGTGAATTGCTAAATTCAACCAGTGCCACCGAAGCTCACCTCATCATTCAGACCAACACGCCCTACCTAAGCAGCACCCAGAGACCCGTGAGCTCCTCGGCGCTGTACATGTCGACAGCCAGGGTGTTAAAagaaggggaaataaataagCCCGACCTGGTGACTTAcatcattctgtttttctttctgctcttgaCTGTGACGCTCATTGTGCTCTTCATAAACTGCCAgctgaaaaattctttttttgctACTCTTCCTTACGACAGATCCCTCCGAGAAGCAAGGAGCCCGTGGAGGACACAAGCTGTCTGA